One genomic segment of Desulfobacterales bacterium includes these proteins:
- the murI gene encoding glutamate racemase: MIGIFDSGIGGLTVVRAVMDQLPGYDIVYFGDTARTPYGNKSSRTVVDYSVQNTRFLLDQGAKLVVMACNTASSVATETVNAQFDLPIYEVITPAVNQSLEISKKKAIGVIGTRATISSGIYERKIHEKTPDARVYSSPCPLLVPLVEEGWLKKPETRMIVKKYLHPLKVRQIDTLILGCTHYPLLKSIIAHKIGKKVAIIDSSMALAREIRSFLDERPEIDQALSKTGNNRFFVSDITPQFKKTARAVIKQDIALEHVSL; the protein is encoded by the coding sequence ATGATCGGAATTTTTGACTCGGGCATTGGCGGACTCACGGTGGTGCGGGCGGTTATGGACCAACTGCCGGGCTATGACATCGTCTATTTCGGCGACACGGCCCGGACCCCGTATGGCAACAAAAGCAGCCGCACGGTTGTCGACTATTCCGTGCAAAACACCCGATTTCTTTTGGATCAAGGGGCCAAGCTGGTGGTGATGGCCTGCAACACCGCCTCCAGTGTGGCCACAGAAACGGTTAACGCCCAATTCGATCTGCCCATCTACGAGGTGATCACCCCGGCGGTCAACCAGTCCCTGGAGATATCGAAAAAAAAGGCCATTGGCGTGATCGGCACCCGCGCCACCATATCAAGCGGGATCTATGAACGAAAAATCCATGAAAAGACGCCGGACGCCCGGGTTTACTCCAGCCCCTGCCCGCTTCTGGTGCCCCTGGTCGAGGAGGGCTGGCTGAAAAAGCCGGAGACCCGGATGATCGTTAAGAAATACCTCCACCCGCTAAAGGTCCGCCAGATCGACACCCTGATTCTCGGCTGCACCCACTATCCGCTGTTAAAGTCGATTATCGCCCACAAAATCGGTAAAAAAGTGGCCATCATCGACTCTTCCATGGCGCTCGCCCGCGAAATTCGAAGTTTTTTAGACGAGCGTCCGGAGATCGACCAGGCGCTTTCCAAAACCGGAAATAACCGGTTCTTTGTCTCAGATATTACCCCCCAGTTTAAAAAAACCGCCCGCGCCGTGATCAAGCAGGATATTGCGCTTGAACACGTGAGTCTATAG
- a CDS encoding YkgJ family cysteine cluster protein, which produces MRFDPNCPEEFFQCRQCGDCCIGFGGTRLTGRDIQNIADYLEISCEHLITAYCQRAGKHLYLAQKDDGYCVFWDRLCTIHPVKPRMCKAWPFIESVLADPYNWQIMAGMCPGINPDVPIAPLKACVRKQLDALERAEDASEDSDNQKTGAA; this is translated from the coding sequence GTGCGGTTTGATCCGAATTGTCCGGAAGAATTTTTCCAATGCCGGCAGTGCGGGGACTGCTGCATCGGCTTTGGCGGCACCCGGCTTACCGGCCGGGATATCCAAAATATCGCCGATTACCTTGAGATTTCCTGCGAGCATCTGATCACCGCCTACTGCCAGCGCGCGGGCAAGCATCTTTACCTGGCCCAAAAAGATGACGGCTACTGCGTCTTCTGGGACCGGCTCTGCACCATCCATCCGGTGAAACCCCGGATGTGCAAGGCCTGGCCGTTTATTGAAAGCGTTCTCGCGGATCCCTACAACTGGCAGATCATGGCCGGCATGTGCCCGGGAATAAACCCGGATGTGCCCATCGCGCCATTAAAGGCATGTGTGCGTAAACAGCTGGATGCGCTGGAGAGAGCAGAGGATGCCTCTGAGGATTCGGATAACCAGAAAACCGGTGCGGCTTAG
- the recR gene encoding recombination mediator RecR, which yields MIQYPASITRLIRNLSKLPGIGEKSAERLAMYLLQAPKNQVVELAESLKELKEKVRLCRQCFALSDEELCRICNDPARDEQLICVVEHPVDMVAIEKTASYKGHYHILQGLLSPMDGIGPGDIRIRELIERVSRGSVKEVIIATGTNVEGESTAAYIHEQLSRHPVKVTRIASGVPMGGELKYVDQVTLKKALEGRRAV from the coding sequence ATGATCCAGTATCCGGCATCCATTACCCGGCTGATCCGCAACCTGTCCAAGCTCCCCGGCATCGGCGAAAAATCGGCTGAGCGCCTGGCCATGTATCTGCTTCAGGCGCCCAAAAACCAGGTGGTCGAACTCGCGGAAAGCCTCAAGGAATTAAAGGAAAAGGTCCGGCTCTGCCGCCAGTGCTTTGCCTTAAGCGATGAGGAACTCTGCCGCATCTGCAATGATCCCGCCCGGGACGAACAATTGATCTGCGTGGTGGAGCATCCCGTGGACATGGTGGCGATTGAAAAAACCGCCTCCTACAAAGGCCATTACCATATCCTGCAGGGGCTTTTATCTCCTATGGACGGCATCGGCCCGGGGGATATCCGCATCCGGGAGTTAATCGAGCGGGTTTCCCGGGGATCGGTCAAAGAGGTGATCATCGCCACCGGCACCAATGTGGAAGGCGAAAGTACGGCTGCCTATATCCACGAGCAGTTATCCCGCCACCCGGTCAAAGTCACCCGCATTGCCTCGGGCGTTCCCATGGGCGGGGAACTCAAATACGTGGACCAGGTCACGCTGAAAAAAGCGCTGGAGGGCCGCCGTGCGGTTTGA
- a CDS encoding YbaB/EbfC family nucleoid-associated protein: protein MKNMGKMMKQAQQLQNKMEKLQEEMADKTIEASAGGGMVKAVANGRQQIVSVSIEKEVVDPEDVEMLQDLIVAAVNDALAQSQQMVSEEMSKLTGGMNIPGMM from the coding sequence ATGAAAAACATGGGAAAAATGATGAAGCAGGCGCAGCAGCTTCAGAATAAAATGGAAAAGCTCCAGGAGGAGATGGCGGACAAGACCATCGAGGCCTCAGCCGGCGGCGGGATGGTCAAAGCCGTGGCCAACGGCCGGCAGCAGATCGTCTCCGTCTCCATTGAAAAAGAGGTGGTGGATCCGGAAGATGTGGAGATGCTGCAGGACCTGATCGTGGCCGCGGTAAACGACGCCCTGGCCCAGTCCCAGCAGATGGTCTCCGAGGAGATGAGCAAGCTCACCGGGGGCATGAATATTCCGGGCATGATGTAA
- the dnaX gene encoding DNA polymerase III subunit gamma/tau → MAYQVLARKYRPQRFDQVVRQEHITRTLSNAVASGRLAHAILFAGPRGTGKTTVARILAKCVNCAEGPTVTPCDECRSCIEIRNSHATDVFEIDGASNNKVEHIRELRENARYMPAHSPYKIYIVDEVHMLSDAAFNALLKILEEPPAHVMFFFATTEPNKIPITILSRCQRHDFRRVEIDALIAHMSNLCQAEGIDINEEGLSLVAREADGSVRDALSLLDHIMACALEDIDTQAILDVLGGIDRRDLFAVSEAVLKGDTGTVLELIDSGYRRGQHMMKLFTEIIAHFRNLLVVKMGGGAETLADIPKHEREAIEAQVADIPATYLNQILDVLFKEETAVKYSTQPKLALEMAFLRILQIKPALSFDTLIEKLDLLRQEFHKNGGAADISPKAAPNPPPPEQTPEPASESRGHEAEEPPPSQTADRSGSPAESIASVEPPLDSSADPAAYGISESETATGQAQAEPEPGPSPEPPPETPDEHWQCILKALSENQPSLAACLTESRLKSIGEEQIEVEMPPNQFHMNWVTRDKNRQILEKICGRHFNKTIAVSIVSQQQAAGSCEKTNKQEARQLKQEALHHPMVEAAMKLFQGQIIDVKIL, encoded by the coding sequence ATGGCATACCAGGTGCTAGCCCGAAAATACCGCCCGCAGCGGTTTGACCAAGTGGTCCGGCAGGAACATATCACCCGGACGCTTAGCAACGCCGTGGCATCCGGGCGGCTGGCCCACGCCATCCTGTTTGCCGGGCCGCGCGGCACCGGAAAGACCACGGTGGCCCGGATTCTCGCCAAATGCGTCAACTGCGCCGAAGGCCCCACGGTCACGCCTTGCGACGAATGCCGCTCCTGCATCGAGATCCGGAATAGCCACGCCACGGATGTGTTTGAGATCGACGGGGCATCAAACAACAAAGTGGAGCATATCCGGGAACTGCGGGAAAACGCCCGCTACATGCCGGCCCACAGCCCCTATAAGATCTATATTGTGGATGAAGTCCACATGCTAAGCGATGCGGCGTTTAACGCCCTGCTAAAGATCCTTGAGGAGCCCCCGGCCCATGTGATGTTTTTCTTTGCCACCACCGAGCCCAACAAAATTCCCATCACCATTCTCTCCCGCTGCCAGCGGCATGACTTCCGGCGGGTGGAAATCGATGCATTGATTGCCCACATGTCAAACCTCTGCCAGGCGGAAGGGATTGATATCAATGAGGAAGGCCTTTCCCTGGTGGCCCGGGAGGCAGACGGCAGCGTGCGCGATGCGCTGAGCCTCTTGGATCATATCATGGCCTGTGCGCTTGAGGATATTGATACCCAGGCCATTCTGGATGTTTTGGGCGGAATTGACCGGCGGGATCTGTTTGCCGTTTCTGAGGCGGTGCTTAAGGGAGATACCGGCACCGTGCTTGAATTAATTGACAGCGGCTATCGCCGCGGCCAGCATATGATGAAACTTTTCACCGAGATCATCGCCCATTTCCGGAATTTGCTGGTGGTTAAAATGGGCGGGGGCGCAGAGACCCTGGCGGATATCCCAAAGCATGAACGCGAGGCCATTGAGGCCCAGGTGGCCGATATCCCCGCCACCTATCTAAACCAGATCCTGGATGTGCTGTTTAAGGAGGAAACCGCTGTCAAGTATTCCACCCAGCCGAAACTGGCGCTTGAAATGGCGTTTCTCCGGATTCTGCAGATAAAGCCCGCGCTTTCCTTTGACACGTTGATTGAAAAGCTTGATCTTTTAAGACAGGAGTTCCATAAAAACGGCGGTGCAGCGGACATTTCGCCAAAAGCTGCGCCGAACCCGCCCCCGCCGGAACAGACACCTGAACCCGCATCAGAAAGCCGGGGACATGAGGCTGAAGAGCCGCCGCCCAGCCAGACAGCGGATCGGTCAGGCAGTCCGGCTGAGTCGATTGCTTCGGTTGAGCCGCCGCTTGATTCTTCGGCTGATCCGGCTGCGTATGGAATTTCTGAAAGCGAAACAGCGACCGGTCAGGCCCAGGCAGAACCCGAACCCGGCCCTTCGCCTGAGCCACCCCCGGAAACCCCGGATGAGCATTGGCAATGCATCCTTAAGGCCCTGTCGGAAAATCAGCCGTCCCTTGCCGCCTGCCTTACGGAAAGCCGGCTGAAATCGATCGGCGAGGAACAGATCGAGGTCGAAATGCCGCCGAACCAGTTTCACATGAACTGGGTCACCCGGGACAAAAACCGACAGATACTTGAAAAAATCTGCGGCCGGCATTTTAATAAAACCATTGCGGTCTCCATCGTCAGCCAGCAGCAGGCGGCCGGATCATGCGAAAAGACCAATAAACAAGAGGCCCGGCAGTTAAAGCAGGAGGCGCTCCACCACCCCATGGTGGAAGCTGCCATGAAACTGTTTCAGGGCCAGATCATAGACGTAAAGATTCTATAG